Genomic segment of Candidatus Methylomirabilota bacterium:
GCTGAGCTGACGGGTGGCGAGCTGGTGGCGCGGGTCCTCAAGCAGGCGGGCCTGGAGCACGTCTTCACGCTCTGCGGCGGTCACATCCTGCCCATCTACGACGGCTGCCTCAAGGAAGGCATCCGCCTCATCGACGTGCGCCACGAGCAGGCCGCCGCCCACGCCGCCGACGCCTACGCCCGCCTGACGCGGAACGTCGGCGTGGCGATCGTCACCGCCGGGCCCGGCGTGACGGATGCGGTCACCGGCGTGGCCAATGCCTACGCCGCCCGGAGCCCGCTGCTCCTCATCGGCGGCGCGGCGCCGCTGGGCCTGCGCGGCCGGGGCGCGCTCCAGGAGATGGAGCAGGTGGCGCTGCTCCGGCCGATCACGAAGGGCTCGTGGTCCGTGCCCGAGACGCGCCAGATCCCCGAGGTGCTGACGACCGCCGTCCGCACCGCGCTCAGCGGACGCCCCGGACCCGTGTTCGTCGAGATCCCGGTGGATCTCCTGCTCAACACAGTCGAGGATCGCCTGGCGCCCGTCCCCACCGGCTACGTGCACCGCACGCCGACCCAGGCGGATCCGGACGCCGTGGTGCGCCTGGCGCATCTGCTCGTGCGGGCCGAGCGCCCGGTCGTCATGGCCGGGGGAGGCGTGTACTGGGACGACGCGGCGAAGTCGCTGGCCGCCTTCGCGGAGTCCGCCGGCGCGCCGGTCTTCATGAACGGCGCCGGGCGTGGCTGCCTGCCATCGGATCATCCGCTGGCCCACGCCCAGGCCCGCGGCTGGGCGCTGGCAAACGCCGACTTCGTGCTCGTGCTGGGCGCGCCGCTCGACTTCCGCCTTGGCTACGGGCGGCCGCCGACGTTCGCCGAGGACGCGATGGTCTGCATGGTCGACTGTGACCCGGCGGAGCCGGGACGCAACCGGCCGCTCGAGGTGGGGCTGGTGGGGCACATCGGGCGTGTCCTCGAGCAACTTGCCGAGGTGCTGCCGCCGGCGCTGCCGGCGCGCTGGGAGGAGTGGCGCCGGCGCGTCGGGCAGAGGGAGCGGGAAGGGTACCAGCAGCTCGAGGCGCAGTGCGCCTCCGACCAGGTGCCGGTGTCGCACTACCGCTGGGCCGCCGAGATCGCGCGCGTGCTCACGCCCGACACCATCGTCGTGGGCGATGGCGGCGACGTCGTGAGCTGCGCGGCGAAGATCGTGGCGCTCTCCCGTCCGGGACAGTGGCTCGATCCCGGGCCGTTCGGCTGTCTCGGCGTGGGACCGTCCTTCGCCATCGCCGCCAAGCTGCTCCATCCCGGACAGCGCGTGCTGCTCGTCGCCGGCGACGGCGCGTTCGGGCTCAACGGCATGGAGATGGAGACGGCGGTCCGCTTCGGGCTGCCGCTGACGTGCATCATCGGCAACGATGGAGGCTGGGGGCAGATCCGCAACCCCCAGCTCTCGTTCTTCGGCCAGGAGCGCACGGTGGCGACATCGCTGCCGACGACGCGCTATGACCTCATGGTCGAGGCCCTGGGGGGCCGCGGCGCGTTGGTCACCGACCCGTACCAGATCGGGCCCGCGCTGGAGCGGGCGCTCGCCTCCGACGAGGTCTGGTGCATCAACGTCCCGCTCGATCCCGCGGCTTACCGCAAGACGGGCCAGGTCTCCATGGCGATCTGATCGGTGAGGATCACCTTCCTCTGCCCGCATGTCAGAATTGCGGGAGGCGTACGGGCGATCCTGACGTACGCGGACCGGCTGGCGGGGCGGGGCCACGCCCTCGAGGTCATCGTTCCCGCCCGGGCGCGGCTCGGCACCTGGCGCCGCACGCTCCTACGCGAGCGGCCCCACTGGATTCCCGGGTTCCGCCCGCGAGTGAGCTGGGTGGCGCGCTGGACCGCCGATCGCCTGCCCGACGCCGACGCGCTCGTCGCCACCGCCTGGCAGTCGGCGCCGGTGGTGGCGGCGGCGCCGCCGCGCTGCGGCGCCAAGTTCTACCTGGTCCAGCACTACGAGAGCCTGTACCACGGCGAGCCCGCGGAGGTGGACGCCACCTATCGCCTGCCGCTCGCCAAGATCGTCATCTCCACCTGGCTCCGCGACGTCATGCGCGAGCGGTTCGGCAGTGGTGCCGAGGTGCTGGTGACGCCGGTCGATCGATCACTATTCCGCCGGGTCTCCGTCGACATCGACAGCCCGCGACCGCGCGTGCTGATGCTCCACCACGACTACGCATGGAAGGGCGGCGCCGAGGGGCTGGAGGCGGTGGCCCGCGTGAAGCGCCGGGTGTCGTCGCTCCGCCTGGTCGGGTTCGGCGTCAAGCCGCCGCCAGCACGCGTCGGCTACGACGAGTTTCATGTCGACCCGCCCCAGGAGCGGCTGGCCGCGATCTACTCGAGCTGCGACATCTACCTTTGCCCCTCCTGGGACGAGGGCCTGGGGATGCCTCCCATGGAGGCCATGGCCTGCGGCGCCGCGCTGGTGACCTACGACAACGGCGGCTGCCGGGACTACGCCCGCGACGGCGAGACCGCGCTGGTGGCGCGGCGGCGGGACGTCGGGGACCTCGCGGTGAAGCTCGAGCGCCTCGCCACCGACGCCTCCCTGCGGGAGAAGATCGCGGCGGCGGGTCAGCGGCTGGTGACGACCGCGTTCGACTGGGACGCCGCCGTCCAGCGCATGGAGGCGCTGTTCGCGTCGGCGCGCTGACCAGTGAACGCAACCCTCCGGGGTTCTGTGGTATGGTCGGGCACCATCGACGGAGGGGGAAAGGTTCATGCGACTCGGGCAGAGGCTCCTCTGGATTCTCGCAGGCTGCATCGCCGCCACGCTCGCGGCATCGCACCTGGCCGCCCAGTCGACACCGGTGAAGATCGGACTGGCGGCGGCGATGTCGGGCGGCTCGGCGGCCTCGGGCGAAGCGATCCGCCGCGGGCTGCTCATCGCCATCGCCGAGGTCAACGCCAAGGGCGGCGTCCTCGGCGGGCGGAAGCTCGAGCTGGTGGTGCGCGACGACGAGGGCAACCCTACCAGGGGGGTCACCATCGCGCGTGAGCTGGTCGAGCGCGAGCGGGTGGCCGCGGTCTTCGGCGGGCTGCACTCCACGGTGGCGCTGGCCCAGGTCCCCGTCTGGCACGAGCTCAAGACGCCCTACATGGGCGCGTGGGCGGCGGCGACGAACATCACGCGCAACGGCCAGGCTCCCAACTACGTCTTCCGCGTGTCGGGCAACGACGACTACGTCGACAAGTTCCTCGTCCGCTACGCCACCGAGCGCCTCCGGAAGGCCAAGCCGGCGCTCCTTCTGGAGAACACGCCCTGGGGTCAGTCCAACGAGGCCGGGCTCACCAAGTGGTTCGCCGACAAGGGCCTCAAGACCGTGGGCGTGGAGAAGTTCAACTGGAACGATCCGGACATGAGCCCGCAGCTGCTGCGCCTGCGCCAGCAGGGCGCCGACCTCGTCGTGCTCGTCGCCAACGCCCCCGAGGGCGCCCAGGTGGTGAAGTCGAAAGCGAAGACGGGCTGGGAGGTGCCGGTCCTC
This window contains:
- a CDS encoding glycosyltransferase family 4 protein; this translates as MRITFLCPHVRIAGGVRAILTYADRLAGRGHALEVIVPARARLGTWRRTLLRERPHWIPGFRPRVSWVARWTADRLPDADALVATAWQSAPVVAAAPPRCGAKFYLVQHYESLYHGEPAEVDATYRLPLAKIVISTWLRDVMRERFGSGAEVLVTPVDRSLFRRVSVDIDSPRPRVLMLHHDYAWKGGAEGLEAVARVKRRVSSLRLVGFGVKPPPARVGYDEFHVDPPQERLAAIYSSCDIYLCPSWDEGLGMPPMEAMACGAALVTYDNGGCRDYARDGETALVARRRDVGDLAVKLERLATDASLREKIAAAGQRLVTTAFDWDAAVQRMEALFASAR
- a CDS encoding ABC transporter substrate-binding protein → MRLGQRLLWILAGCIAATLAASHLAAQSTPVKIGLAAAMSGGSAASGEAIRRGLLIAIAEVNAKGGVLGGRKLELVVRDDEGNPTRGVTIARELVERERVAAVFGGLHSTVALAQVPVWHELKTPYMGAWAAATNITRNGQAPNYVFRVSGNDDYVDKFLVRYATERLRKAKPALLLENTPWGQSNEAGLTKWFADKGLKTVGVEKFNWNDPDMSPQLLRLRQQGADLVVLVANAPEGAQVVKSKAKTGWEVPVLSHWGISGGRFPELAGELSDGVVFFQTYSFFGSQNERGQYVLRMLREKFNVKGPEEVTAPVGTANAYDGMHLVATAIEQAKATDGPKVRDALENLQGEYRGLIKTYRRPFTPEQHDALTDHDYIMVVWKGGKIVPVK
- a CDS encoding thiamine pyrophosphate-binding protein; translation: MAELTGGELVARVLKQAGLEHVFTLCGGHILPIYDGCLKEGIRLIDVRHEQAAAHAADAYARLTRNVGVAIVTAGPGVTDAVTGVANAYAARSPLLLIGGAAPLGLRGRGALQEMEQVALLRPITKGSWSVPETRQIPEVLTTAVRTALSGRPGPVFVEIPVDLLLNTVEDRLAPVPTGYVHRTPTQADPDAVVRLAHLLVRAERPVVMAGGGVYWDDAAKSLAAFAESAGAPVFMNGAGRGCLPSDHPLAHAQARGWALANADFVLVLGAPLDFRLGYGRPPTFAEDAMVCMVDCDPAEPGRNRPLEVGLVGHIGRVLEQLAEVLPPALPARWEEWRRRVGQREREGYQQLEAQCASDQVPVSHYRWAAEIARVLTPDTIVVGDGGDVVSCAAKIVALSRPGQWLDPGPFGCLGVGPSFAIAAKLLHPGQRVLLVAGDGAFGLNGMEMETAVRFGLPLTCIIGNDGGWGQIRNPQLSFFGQERTVATSLPTTRYDLMVEALGGRGALVTDPYQIGPALERALASDEVWCINVPLDPAAYRKTGQVSMAI